One segment of Odocoileus virginianus isolate 20LAN1187 ecotype Illinois chromosome 32, Ovbor_1.2, whole genome shotgun sequence DNA contains the following:
- the STOX2 gene encoding storkhead-box protein 2 isoform X4 gives MEYANLDSLHHSHPFTSVPTPSQEILRHTLNTLVRERKIYPTPDGYFIVTPQTYFITPSLIRTNSKWYHLDERIPDRSQCTSPQPGTLTPSASGCVRERTLPRNHCDSCHCCREDVHGMHAATLQRKPAKDCKDPYCPPSFCQVPATEKSKSTVNFSYKTETLSKPKDGEKQSKKFGLKLFRLSFKKDKTKQLANFSAQFPPEEWPLRDEDTPTTIPREVEMEIIRRINPDLTVENVMRHTALMKKLEEEKAHRSKAGSSAHHSGRSKKSRTHRKSHGKSRSHSKTRVSKGDPSDGSHLDIPGDREYDFCDPLTRAPREGCFIIEHKGDNFIMHSNPNVIESHFPMTPEWDVSGELAKRRTEMPFPEPSRGSSHSKVHRSHSHTQDRRSRNERSNKAKERSRSMDNSKGPLGASSLGTPEDLAEGCSQDDQTPSQSYIDDSTLRPAQTVGHQRAHVSSASYKEVCIPEIVSGSKEPPSACSLLEPGKAPESLPSFGELNSCPTKTAADDYFQCNTSSETVLTAPSPLGKNKEDHDTLTLAEGVKKLPLSDRQAPHSSREPAGHKEESPKGPGGGPVAPGAVVEGLANGRLIQHHGAEPSTLDKRKEIFSKDTLFKPLHSTLSVNSYHKSTLSLLKSHPKTPADTLPGRCEKPEPSLGTSAAPALPASQRQPESVGNQEASFDYYNVSDDDESEEGANKNAEEEKNRDDVGTMQWLLEREKERDLQRKFEKNLTLLAPKEADSSSNQRATHSARLDSMDSSSITVDSGFNSPRTRESLASNTSSIVESNRRQNPTWSPAHGGAGPAFSFRASTDPPTNEAEKLQKPSNCLQASVTSV, from the exons ATGGAATATGCAAACCTTGACAGTCTCCATCACAGCCATCCCTTTACAA GTGTTCCCACCCCAAGCCAAGAAATTCTCCGGCACACGCTGAACACGCTGGTCCGGGAGAGGAAGATCTACCCGACTCCTGACGGCTACTTCATCGTCACCCCACAGACTTATTTCATAACTCCTTCCCTCATAAGAACTAACAGTAAATGGTACCATCTGGACGAGAGGATACCTGATCGGTCTCAGTGTACCTCTCCCCAGCCGGGGACCCTCACGCCCTCTGCCTCAGGCTGCGTCAGGGAAAGAACGTTGCCCAGGAACCACTGCGACTCCTGCCACTGCTGCAGGGAAGACGTGCATGGCATGCACGCGGCCACCCTGCAGAGGAAGCCTGCCAAGGACTGCAAAGACCCTTACTGCCCTCCTTCCTTCTGCCAGGTGCCAGCCACTGAAAAGAGCAAAAGTACTGTCAACTTCTCCTACAAAACGGAAACCCTGTCCAAACCGAAGGACGGCGAAAAGCAGTCCAAGAAATTCGGGCTCAAGTTATTCCGGCTCAGCTTTAAGAAGGACAAGACCAAGCAGCTAGCCAACTTCTCCGCCCAGTTCCCTCCCGAAGAGTGGCCCCTGCGAGACGAGGACACGCCGACCACCATCCCTCGGGAGGTGGAGATGGAGATCATCAGGCGTATTAACCCGGACTTGACCGTGGAAAACGTCATGCGGCACACTGCGCTGATGAAGAAACTTGAAGAAGAGAAGGCGCACCGGAGTAAAGCCGGGTCCTCCGCCCATCACAGCGGAAGAAGTAAAAAGAGCCGGACTCACCGCAAGTCCCACGGAAAGTCTCGGTCGCACAGCAAGACGCGAGTGTCCAAGGGAGACCCATCCGATGGTTCCCATCTGGATATCCCGGGCGACAGGGAGTATGATTTTTGTGACCCTCTTACCAGGGCCCCCCGGGAGGGCTGCTTCATCATTGAACACAAAGGGGATAACTTCATCATGCATAGCAACCCGAACGTGATCGAGTCTCATTTCCCCATGACCCCAGAATGGGACGTGTCTGGGGAATTGGCCAAAAGGAGGACTGAGATGCCTTTTCCTGAACCTTCCAGGGGAAGCTCCCACTCAAAAGTGCACCGAAGCCACAGCCATACCCAGGACCGAAGGTCCAGGAACGAGAGATCCAACAAGGCCAAGGAGAGGTCCAGATCGATGGATAACTCCAAAGGCCCTCTGGGTGCTTCTTCTCTGGGGACGCCTGAAGACCTGGCCGAAGGCTGTAGCCAAGATGACCAGACCCCCAGCCAATCCTACATTGACGACAGTACTTTAAGGCCTGCACAGACTGTCGGTCATCAAAGGGCTCACGTTTCCTCCGCAAGCTATAAAGAGGTGTGTATTCCAGAAATAGTCAGTGGCAGCAAGGAACCGCCCAGCGCTTGTAGCCTCTTGGAGCCAGGCAAAGCGCCCGAGAGTTTGCCATCCTTCGGTGAACTCAACTCTTGTCCAACAAAGACGGCTGCAGATGACTATTTCCAGTGCAACACCTCCAGCGAGACGGTGCTCACGGCACCGTCACCTCTGGGAAAGAACAAAGAGGACCATGACACTCTGACCCTGGCGGAAGGGGTGAAAAAGCTGCCGCTGTCGGACAGGCAGGCCCCTCATTCCTCCAGGGAGCCTGCGGGGCACAAGGAGGAGTCGCCGAAGGGGCCGGGCGGGGGCCCAGTCGCTCCAGGCGCCGTAGTCGAAGGCCTTGCCAACGGACGCCTCATCCAGCATCATGGCGCCGAGCCCAGCACCCTGGACAAGAGGAAAGAGATATTCAGCAAAGACACACTGTTCAAACCTCTTCACAGCACCTTGTCTGTAAACAGCTATCACAAATCAACCCTGTCCCTCCTCAAATCGCACCCGAAGACCCCTGCCGACACACTGCCAGGCCGATGCGAGAAACCGGAGCCGTCCCTGGGGACCTCGGCCGCCCCCGCCCTGCCGGCTTCCCAGCGTCAGCCGGAGTCAGTGGGGAACCAGGAGGCCTCTTTCGACTATTACAACGTGTCTGATGACGACGAGTCTGAGGAAGGGGCCAACAAGAACGCggaggaggagaaaaacagagaCGATGTAGGGACCATGCAGTGGCTcctggagagggagaaggagagagacttGCAGAGGAAATTTGAGAAGAACCTCACCCTGCTCGCCCCAAAGGAAGCCGACAGCAGCAGCAACCAGAGGGCCACCCACTCGGCACGTCTGGACAGCATGGACAGCAGCAGCATCACGGTGGATAGTGGATTCAACTCCCCACG CACTCGGGAGAGCCTGGCTTCCAACACATCAAGCATTGTTGAAAGTAACCGTCGTCAGAACCCTACCTGGAGCCCGGCCCACGGTGGAGCTGGCCCGGCCTTCAGTTTCCGAGCAAGTACGGACCCCCCCACCAACGAAGCTGAGAAATTACAGAAACCTTCCAACTGCTTGCAAGCTTCTGTTACTAGCGTGTGA
- the STOX2 gene encoding storkhead-box protein 2 isoform X3, whose amino-acid sequence MSPISQSQFIPLGEILCLAISAMNSARKPVTQEALMEHLTTCFPGVPTPSQEILRHTLNTLVRERKIYPTPDGYFIVTPQTYFITPSLIRTNSKWYHLDERIPDRSQCTSPQPGTLTPSASGCVRERTLPRNHCDSCHCCREDVHGMHAATLQRKPAKDCKDPYCPPSFCQVPATEKSKSTVNFSYKTETLSKPKDGEKQSKKFGLKLFRLSFKKDKTKQLANFSAQFPPEEWPLRDEDTPTTIPREVEMEIIRRINPDLTVENVMRHTALMKKLEEEKAHRSKAGSSAHHSGRSKKSRTHRKSHGKSRSHSKTRVSKGDPSDGSHLDIPGDREYDFCDPLTRAPREGCFIIEHKGDNFIMHSNPNVIESHFPMTPEWDVSGELAKRRTEMPFPEPSRGSSHSKVHRSHSHTQDRRSRNERSNKAKERSRSMDNSKGPLGASSLGTPEDLAEGCSQDDQTPSQSYIDDSTLRPAQTVGHQRAHVSSASYKEVCIPEIVSGSKEPPSACSLLEPGKAPESLPSFGELNSCPTKTAADDYFQCNTSSETVLTAPSPLGKNKEDHDTLTLAEGVKKLPLSDRQAPHSSREPAGHKEESPKGPGGGPVAPGAVVEGLANGRLIQHHGAEPSTLDKRKEIFSKDTLFKPLHSTLSVNSYHKSTLSLLKSHPKTPADTLPGRCEKPEPSLGTSAAPALPASQRQPESVGNQEASFDYYNVSDDDESEEGANKNAEEEKNRDDVGTMQWLLEREKERDLQRKFEKNLTLLAPKEADSSSNQRATHSARLDSMDSSSITVDSGFNSPRTRESLASNTSSIVESNRRQNPTWSPAHGGAGPAFSFRASTDPPTNEAEKLQKPSNCLQASVTSV is encoded by the exons ATGTCTCCCATCAGTCAATCTCAGTTTATCCCACTCGGGGAAATCCTTTGCTTGGCCATTTCCGCAATGAACTCGGCCAGAAAACCTGTCACCCAAGAAGCACTGATGGAGCACCTGACCACCTGTTTCCCAG GTGTTCCCACCCCAAGCCAAGAAATTCTCCGGCACACGCTGAACACGCTGGTCCGGGAGAGGAAGATCTACCCGACTCCTGACGGCTACTTCATCGTCACCCCACAGACTTATTTCATAACTCCTTCCCTCATAAGAACTAACAGTAAATGGTACCATCTGGACGAGAGGATACCTGATCGGTCTCAGTGTACCTCTCCCCAGCCGGGGACCCTCACGCCCTCTGCCTCAGGCTGCGTCAGGGAAAGAACGTTGCCCAGGAACCACTGCGACTCCTGCCACTGCTGCAGGGAAGACGTGCATGGCATGCACGCGGCCACCCTGCAGAGGAAGCCTGCCAAGGACTGCAAAGACCCTTACTGCCCTCCTTCCTTCTGCCAGGTGCCAGCCACTGAAAAGAGCAAAAGTACTGTCAACTTCTCCTACAAAACGGAAACCCTGTCCAAACCGAAGGACGGCGAAAAGCAGTCCAAGAAATTCGGGCTCAAGTTATTCCGGCTCAGCTTTAAGAAGGACAAGACCAAGCAGCTAGCCAACTTCTCCGCCCAGTTCCCTCCCGAAGAGTGGCCCCTGCGAGACGAGGACACGCCGACCACCATCCCTCGGGAGGTGGAGATGGAGATCATCAGGCGTATTAACCCGGACTTGACCGTGGAAAACGTCATGCGGCACACTGCGCTGATGAAGAAACTTGAAGAAGAGAAGGCGCACCGGAGTAAAGCCGGGTCCTCCGCCCATCACAGCGGAAGAAGTAAAAAGAGCCGGACTCACCGCAAGTCCCACGGAAAGTCTCGGTCGCACAGCAAGACGCGAGTGTCCAAGGGAGACCCATCCGATGGTTCCCATCTGGATATCCCGGGCGACAGGGAGTATGATTTTTGTGACCCTCTTACCAGGGCCCCCCGGGAGGGCTGCTTCATCATTGAACACAAAGGGGATAACTTCATCATGCATAGCAACCCGAACGTGATCGAGTCTCATTTCCCCATGACCCCAGAATGGGACGTGTCTGGGGAATTGGCCAAAAGGAGGACTGAGATGCCTTTTCCTGAACCTTCCAGGGGAAGCTCCCACTCAAAAGTGCACCGAAGCCACAGCCATACCCAGGACCGAAGGTCCAGGAACGAGAGATCCAACAAGGCCAAGGAGAGGTCCAGATCGATGGATAACTCCAAAGGCCCTCTGGGTGCTTCTTCTCTGGGGACGCCTGAAGACCTGGCCGAAGGCTGTAGCCAAGATGACCAGACCCCCAGCCAATCCTACATTGACGACAGTACTTTAAGGCCTGCACAGACTGTCGGTCATCAAAGGGCTCACGTTTCCTCCGCAAGCTATAAAGAGGTGTGTATTCCAGAAATAGTCAGTGGCAGCAAGGAACCGCCCAGCGCTTGTAGCCTCTTGGAGCCAGGCAAAGCGCCCGAGAGTTTGCCATCCTTCGGTGAACTCAACTCTTGTCCAACAAAGACGGCTGCAGATGACTATTTCCAGTGCAACACCTCCAGCGAGACGGTGCTCACGGCACCGTCACCTCTGGGAAAGAACAAAGAGGACCATGACACTCTGACCCTGGCGGAAGGGGTGAAAAAGCTGCCGCTGTCGGACAGGCAGGCCCCTCATTCCTCCAGGGAGCCTGCGGGGCACAAGGAGGAGTCGCCGAAGGGGCCGGGCGGGGGCCCAGTCGCTCCAGGCGCCGTAGTCGAAGGCCTTGCCAACGGACGCCTCATCCAGCATCATGGCGCCGAGCCCAGCACCCTGGACAAGAGGAAAGAGATATTCAGCAAAGACACACTGTTCAAACCTCTTCACAGCACCTTGTCTGTAAACAGCTATCACAAATCAACCCTGTCCCTCCTCAAATCGCACCCGAAGACCCCTGCCGACACACTGCCAGGCCGATGCGAGAAACCGGAGCCGTCCCTGGGGACCTCGGCCGCCCCCGCCCTGCCGGCTTCCCAGCGTCAGCCGGAGTCAGTGGGGAACCAGGAGGCCTCTTTCGACTATTACAACGTGTCTGATGACGACGAGTCTGAGGAAGGGGCCAACAAGAACGCggaggaggagaaaaacagagaCGATGTAGGGACCATGCAGTGGCTcctggagagggagaaggagagagacttGCAGAGGAAATTTGAGAAGAACCTCACCCTGCTCGCCCCAAAGGAAGCCGACAGCAGCAGCAACCAGAGGGCCACCCACTCGGCACGTCTGGACAGCATGGACAGCAGCAGCATCACGGTGGATAGTGGATTCAACTCCCCACG CACTCGGGAGAGCCTGGCTTCCAACACATCAAGCATTGTTGAAAGTAACCGTCGTCAGAACCCTACCTGGAGCCCGGCCCACGGTGGAGCTGGCCCGGCCTTCAGTTTCCGAGCAAGTACGGACCCCCCCACCAACGAAGCTGAGAAATTACAGAAACCTTCCAACTGCTTGCAAGCTTCTGTTACTAGCGTGTGA
- the STOX2 gene encoding storkhead-box protein 2 isoform X1: MKKTRSTTLRRAWPSSDFSDRASDRMRSRSEKDYRLHKRFPAAFAPQASRGYMTSGDVSPISMSPISQSQFIPLGEILCLAISAMNSARKPVTQEALMEHLTTCFPGVPTPSQEILRHTLNTLVRERKIYPTPDGYFIVTPQTYFITPSLIRTNSKWYHLDERIPDRSQCTSPQPGTLTPSASGCVRERTLPRNHCDSCHCCREDVHGMHAATLQRKPAKDCKDPYCPPSFCQVPATEKSKSTVNFSYKTETLSKPKDGEKQSKKFGLKLFRLSFKKDKTKQLANFSAQFPPEEWPLRDEDTPTTIPREVEMEIIRRINPDLTVENVMRHTALMKKLEEEKAHRSKAGSSAHHSGRSKKSRTHRKSHGKSRSHSKTRVSKGDPSDGSHLDIPGDREYDFCDPLTRAPREGCFIIEHKGDNFIMHSNPNVIESHFPMTPEWDVSGELAKRRTEMPFPEPSRGSSHSKVHRSHSHTQDRRSRNERSNKAKERSRSMDNSKGPLGASSLGTPEDLAEGCSQDDQTPSQSYIDDSTLRPAQTVGHQRAHVSSASYKEVCIPEIVSGSKEPPSACSLLEPGKAPESLPSFGELNSCPTKTAADDYFQCNTSSETVLTAPSPLGKNKEDHDTLTLAEGVKKLPLSDRQAPHSSREPAGHKEESPKGPGGGPVAPGAVVEGLANGRLIQHHGAEPSTLDKRKEIFSKDTLFKPLHSTLSVNSYHKSTLSLLKSHPKTPADTLPGRCEKPEPSLGTSAAPALPASQRQPESVGNQEASFDYYNVSDDDESEEGANKNAEEEKNRDDVGTMQWLLEREKERDLQRKFEKNLTLLAPKEADSSSNQRATHSARLDSMDSSSITVDSGFNSPRTRESLASNTSSIVESNRRQNPTWSPAHGGAGPAFSFRASTDPPTNEAEKLQKPSNCLQASVTSV; encoded by the exons GTGATGTATCACCAATCAGTATGTCTCCCATCAGTCAATCTCAGTTTATCCCACTCGGGGAAATCCTTTGCTTGGCCATTTCCGCAATGAACTCGGCCAGAAAACCTGTCACCCAAGAAGCACTGATGGAGCACCTGACCACCTGTTTCCCAG GTGTTCCCACCCCAAGCCAAGAAATTCTCCGGCACACGCTGAACACGCTGGTCCGGGAGAGGAAGATCTACCCGACTCCTGACGGCTACTTCATCGTCACCCCACAGACTTATTTCATAACTCCTTCCCTCATAAGAACTAACAGTAAATGGTACCATCTGGACGAGAGGATACCTGATCGGTCTCAGTGTACCTCTCCCCAGCCGGGGACCCTCACGCCCTCTGCCTCAGGCTGCGTCAGGGAAAGAACGTTGCCCAGGAACCACTGCGACTCCTGCCACTGCTGCAGGGAAGACGTGCATGGCATGCACGCGGCCACCCTGCAGAGGAAGCCTGCCAAGGACTGCAAAGACCCTTACTGCCCTCCTTCCTTCTGCCAGGTGCCAGCCACTGAAAAGAGCAAAAGTACTGTCAACTTCTCCTACAAAACGGAAACCCTGTCCAAACCGAAGGACGGCGAAAAGCAGTCCAAGAAATTCGGGCTCAAGTTATTCCGGCTCAGCTTTAAGAAGGACAAGACCAAGCAGCTAGCCAACTTCTCCGCCCAGTTCCCTCCCGAAGAGTGGCCCCTGCGAGACGAGGACACGCCGACCACCATCCCTCGGGAGGTGGAGATGGAGATCATCAGGCGTATTAACCCGGACTTGACCGTGGAAAACGTCATGCGGCACACTGCGCTGATGAAGAAACTTGAAGAAGAGAAGGCGCACCGGAGTAAAGCCGGGTCCTCCGCCCATCACAGCGGAAGAAGTAAAAAGAGCCGGACTCACCGCAAGTCCCACGGAAAGTCTCGGTCGCACAGCAAGACGCGAGTGTCCAAGGGAGACCCATCCGATGGTTCCCATCTGGATATCCCGGGCGACAGGGAGTATGATTTTTGTGACCCTCTTACCAGGGCCCCCCGGGAGGGCTGCTTCATCATTGAACACAAAGGGGATAACTTCATCATGCATAGCAACCCGAACGTGATCGAGTCTCATTTCCCCATGACCCCAGAATGGGACGTGTCTGGGGAATTGGCCAAAAGGAGGACTGAGATGCCTTTTCCTGAACCTTCCAGGGGAAGCTCCCACTCAAAAGTGCACCGAAGCCACAGCCATACCCAGGACCGAAGGTCCAGGAACGAGAGATCCAACAAGGCCAAGGAGAGGTCCAGATCGATGGATAACTCCAAAGGCCCTCTGGGTGCTTCTTCTCTGGGGACGCCTGAAGACCTGGCCGAAGGCTGTAGCCAAGATGACCAGACCCCCAGCCAATCCTACATTGACGACAGTACTTTAAGGCCTGCACAGACTGTCGGTCATCAAAGGGCTCACGTTTCCTCCGCAAGCTATAAAGAGGTGTGTATTCCAGAAATAGTCAGTGGCAGCAAGGAACCGCCCAGCGCTTGTAGCCTCTTGGAGCCAGGCAAAGCGCCCGAGAGTTTGCCATCCTTCGGTGAACTCAACTCTTGTCCAACAAAGACGGCTGCAGATGACTATTTCCAGTGCAACACCTCCAGCGAGACGGTGCTCACGGCACCGTCACCTCTGGGAAAGAACAAAGAGGACCATGACACTCTGACCCTGGCGGAAGGGGTGAAAAAGCTGCCGCTGTCGGACAGGCAGGCCCCTCATTCCTCCAGGGAGCCTGCGGGGCACAAGGAGGAGTCGCCGAAGGGGCCGGGCGGGGGCCCAGTCGCTCCAGGCGCCGTAGTCGAAGGCCTTGCCAACGGACGCCTCATCCAGCATCATGGCGCCGAGCCCAGCACCCTGGACAAGAGGAAAGAGATATTCAGCAAAGACACACTGTTCAAACCTCTTCACAGCACCTTGTCTGTAAACAGCTATCACAAATCAACCCTGTCCCTCCTCAAATCGCACCCGAAGACCCCTGCCGACACACTGCCAGGCCGATGCGAGAAACCGGAGCCGTCCCTGGGGACCTCGGCCGCCCCCGCCCTGCCGGCTTCCCAGCGTCAGCCGGAGTCAGTGGGGAACCAGGAGGCCTCTTTCGACTATTACAACGTGTCTGATGACGACGAGTCTGAGGAAGGGGCCAACAAGAACGCggaggaggagaaaaacagagaCGATGTAGGGACCATGCAGTGGCTcctggagagggagaaggagagagacttGCAGAGGAAATTTGAGAAGAACCTCACCCTGCTCGCCCCAAAGGAAGCCGACAGCAGCAGCAACCAGAGGGCCACCCACTCGGCACGTCTGGACAGCATGGACAGCAGCAGCATCACGGTGGATAGTGGATTCAACTCCCCACG CACTCGGGAGAGCCTGGCTTCCAACACATCAAGCATTGTTGAAAGTAACCGTCGTCAGAACCCTACCTGGAGCCCGGCCCACGGTGGAGCTGGCCCGGCCTTCAGTTTCCGAGCAAGTACGGACCCCCCCACCAACGAAGCTGAGAAATTACAGAAACCTTCCAACTGCTTGCAAGCTTCTGTTACTAGCGTGTGA
- the STOX2 gene encoding storkhead-box protein 2 isoform X2: protein MEPVQKGSGDVSPISMSPISQSQFIPLGEILCLAISAMNSARKPVTQEALMEHLTTCFPGVPTPSQEILRHTLNTLVRERKIYPTPDGYFIVTPQTYFITPSLIRTNSKWYHLDERIPDRSQCTSPQPGTLTPSASGCVRERTLPRNHCDSCHCCREDVHGMHAATLQRKPAKDCKDPYCPPSFCQVPATEKSKSTVNFSYKTETLSKPKDGEKQSKKFGLKLFRLSFKKDKTKQLANFSAQFPPEEWPLRDEDTPTTIPREVEMEIIRRINPDLTVENVMRHTALMKKLEEEKAHRSKAGSSAHHSGRSKKSRTHRKSHGKSRSHSKTRVSKGDPSDGSHLDIPGDREYDFCDPLTRAPREGCFIIEHKGDNFIMHSNPNVIESHFPMTPEWDVSGELAKRRTEMPFPEPSRGSSHSKVHRSHSHTQDRRSRNERSNKAKERSRSMDNSKGPLGASSLGTPEDLAEGCSQDDQTPSQSYIDDSTLRPAQTVGHQRAHVSSASYKEVCIPEIVSGSKEPPSACSLLEPGKAPESLPSFGELNSCPTKTAADDYFQCNTSSETVLTAPSPLGKNKEDHDTLTLAEGVKKLPLSDRQAPHSSREPAGHKEESPKGPGGGPVAPGAVVEGLANGRLIQHHGAEPSTLDKRKEIFSKDTLFKPLHSTLSVNSYHKSTLSLLKSHPKTPADTLPGRCEKPEPSLGTSAAPALPASQRQPESVGNQEASFDYYNVSDDDESEEGANKNAEEEKNRDDVGTMQWLLEREKERDLQRKFEKNLTLLAPKEADSSSNQRATHSARLDSMDSSSITVDSGFNSPRTRESLASNTSSIVESNRRQNPTWSPAHGGAGPAFSFRASTDPPTNEAEKLQKPSNCLQASVTSV from the exons ATGGAGCCAGTCCAGAAAGGGTCAG GTGATGTATCACCAATCAGTATGTCTCCCATCAGTCAATCTCAGTTTATCCCACTCGGGGAAATCCTTTGCTTGGCCATTTCCGCAATGAACTCGGCCAGAAAACCTGTCACCCAAGAAGCACTGATGGAGCACCTGACCACCTGTTTCCCAG GTGTTCCCACCCCAAGCCAAGAAATTCTCCGGCACACGCTGAACACGCTGGTCCGGGAGAGGAAGATCTACCCGACTCCTGACGGCTACTTCATCGTCACCCCACAGACTTATTTCATAACTCCTTCCCTCATAAGAACTAACAGTAAATGGTACCATCTGGACGAGAGGATACCTGATCGGTCTCAGTGTACCTCTCCCCAGCCGGGGACCCTCACGCCCTCTGCCTCAGGCTGCGTCAGGGAAAGAACGTTGCCCAGGAACCACTGCGACTCCTGCCACTGCTGCAGGGAAGACGTGCATGGCATGCACGCGGCCACCCTGCAGAGGAAGCCTGCCAAGGACTGCAAAGACCCTTACTGCCCTCCTTCCTTCTGCCAGGTGCCAGCCACTGAAAAGAGCAAAAGTACTGTCAACTTCTCCTACAAAACGGAAACCCTGTCCAAACCGAAGGACGGCGAAAAGCAGTCCAAGAAATTCGGGCTCAAGTTATTCCGGCTCAGCTTTAAGAAGGACAAGACCAAGCAGCTAGCCAACTTCTCCGCCCAGTTCCCTCCCGAAGAGTGGCCCCTGCGAGACGAGGACACGCCGACCACCATCCCTCGGGAGGTGGAGATGGAGATCATCAGGCGTATTAACCCGGACTTGACCGTGGAAAACGTCATGCGGCACACTGCGCTGATGAAGAAACTTGAAGAAGAGAAGGCGCACCGGAGTAAAGCCGGGTCCTCCGCCCATCACAGCGGAAGAAGTAAAAAGAGCCGGACTCACCGCAAGTCCCACGGAAAGTCTCGGTCGCACAGCAAGACGCGAGTGTCCAAGGGAGACCCATCCGATGGTTCCCATCTGGATATCCCGGGCGACAGGGAGTATGATTTTTGTGACCCTCTTACCAGGGCCCCCCGGGAGGGCTGCTTCATCATTGAACACAAAGGGGATAACTTCATCATGCATAGCAACCCGAACGTGATCGAGTCTCATTTCCCCATGACCCCAGAATGGGACGTGTCTGGGGAATTGGCCAAAAGGAGGACTGAGATGCCTTTTCCTGAACCTTCCAGGGGAAGCTCCCACTCAAAAGTGCACCGAAGCCACAGCCATACCCAGGACCGAAGGTCCAGGAACGAGAGATCCAACAAGGCCAAGGAGAGGTCCAGATCGATGGATAACTCCAAAGGCCCTCTGGGTGCTTCTTCTCTGGGGACGCCTGAAGACCTGGCCGAAGGCTGTAGCCAAGATGACCAGACCCCCAGCCAATCCTACATTGACGACAGTACTTTAAGGCCTGCACAGACTGTCGGTCATCAAAGGGCTCACGTTTCCTCCGCAAGCTATAAAGAGGTGTGTATTCCAGAAATAGTCAGTGGCAGCAAGGAACCGCCCAGCGCTTGTAGCCTCTTGGAGCCAGGCAAAGCGCCCGAGAGTTTGCCATCCTTCGGTGAACTCAACTCTTGTCCAACAAAGACGGCTGCAGATGACTATTTCCAGTGCAACACCTCCAGCGAGACGGTGCTCACGGCACCGTCACCTCTGGGAAAGAACAAAGAGGACCATGACACTCTGACCCTGGCGGAAGGGGTGAAAAAGCTGCCGCTGTCGGACAGGCAGGCCCCTCATTCCTCCAGGGAGCCTGCGGGGCACAAGGAGGAGTCGCCGAAGGGGCCGGGCGGGGGCCCAGTCGCTCCAGGCGCCGTAGTCGAAGGCCTTGCCAACGGACGCCTCATCCAGCATCATGGCGCCGAGCCCAGCACCCTGGACAAGAGGAAAGAGATATTCAGCAAAGACACACTGTTCAAACCTCTTCACAGCACCTTGTCTGTAAACAGCTATCACAAATCAACCCTGTCCCTCCTCAAATCGCACCCGAAGACCCCTGCCGACACACTGCCAGGCCGATGCGAGAAACCGGAGCCGTCCCTGGGGACCTCGGCCGCCCCCGCCCTGCCGGCTTCCCAGCGTCAGCCGGAGTCAGTGGGGAACCAGGAGGCCTCTTTCGACTATTACAACGTGTCTGATGACGACGAGTCTGAGGAAGGGGCCAACAAGAACGCggaggaggagaaaaacagagaCGATGTAGGGACCATGCAGTGGCTcctggagagggagaaggagagagacttGCAGAGGAAATTTGAGAAGAACCTCACCCTGCTCGCCCCAAAGGAAGCCGACAGCAGCAGCAACCAGAGGGCCACCCACTCGGCACGTCTGGACAGCATGGACAGCAGCAGCATCACGGTGGATAGTGGATTCAACTCCCCACG CACTCGGGAGAGCCTGGCTTCCAACACATCAAGCATTGTTGAAAGTAACCGTCGTCAGAACCCTACCTGGAGCCCGGCCCACGGTGGAGCTGGCCCGGCCTTCAGTTTCCGAGCAAGTACGGACCCCCCCACCAACGAAGCTGAGAAATTACAGAAACCTTCCAACTGCTTGCAAGCTTCTGTTACTAGCGTGTGA